The genomic segment TGGGTATCAGGGAAGTGGTTAGGGTAGGCAAGGTTTGCTGTGGACAGCAGCTGGGATACTCAGGGAAGGAGGTCAGTGGGTGCCGGTCAAGGCCGCTTTGCAGGGGATTGGGAGTGGACGCCAGTGGCAGCAAGGGGTTCAGGGAGGGCAGTGGGCTCTGAGCTAGGAGGACATAACCAGCCACTTCTGCAGAGTTCCTAACCACAGACAGCTctactgcaccactccagcctttCCCCACAGCCCAAAGGAACTTGAGAGGCACTGCAGGCATGCAGCCACATTTCCAGCATTGCTTCCAGGCTCCTAGGGGAAACTTAGGCATCACTGCAGAGTACATCCAGACATGGCTATAGGGAAAAGTTTGCCTCGTGGCACACTGGATATGTCTCTCtatcctctctcctcccccagcAGGCATGAAGACCCCCAACGCACAGGAAGCCGAAGGGCAACAAACCAGGGCAGCTGCAGGATGGGCCACTGGGTCTGCAaacatgacaaagaaaaaagtctcCCAAAAGAAGCAGAGAGGCAGACCTTTATCCCAGCCCCGCAGGAACATCGTGGGATGCAGAATTTCTCAAGGATGGAAAGGAGATGAGCCCATCACCCAGTGGAAAGGAACCGTTCTGGATCAGGTGCCTATAAATCCCTCTCTTTATCTGGTGAAATATGATGGAATTGACTGTGTCTATCGACTGGAACTTCACAGAGATGAAAGGGTTGTGTCTCTTAAAATTCTTTCTGACAGGGTGGCATCATCTCACGTTAGTGATGCCAACCTTGCAAATACCATAATTGGCAAAGCAGTGGAACACATGTTTGAGGGAGAGCATGGTTCTAAGGATGAATGGAGGGGCATGGTCTTAGCTCAAGCACCTATCATGAAAGCCTAGTTGTATATTACCTATGAGAAAGATCCTATCTTGTACATGTACCAGCTTCTAGATGATTATAAGGAAGGTGACCTCCGTATCATGCCAGAATCCAGTGAGTTTCCTCCAACAGAGAGAAAGCCAGGAGGAGTTGTAGATGGCCTAATAGGTAAGCATATGGAATATACCAAAGCAGATGGCTCCAAAAGGATTGGCATGGTCATTCACCAAGTGGAAGCCAAGCCCTCTGTGTATTTGATCAAGTTTGATGATGATTTCCATATCTATGTCTATGATTTGGTGAAAAAGTCCTAACTGTTAGGGTAAAATTTGGCTCatgtgtggaaataaatgtataatttgtagacatgcaaaaaaaaatgttacctttCAGTGTACTGAAAGCCTATGGAATCCCTGATAACCcaacatctttgccagcattaaCTGTTGTTTtgttctaaaaaatacaaatttgtgtGTACGTGACATGCTGTGTGTAAGCGCTTTGTCTTGTTGAAAAGATCAGGTGTGTGTGGTAGATGGGGCATGAAAGGAAGGAACAGCTGTCAATTTCAGCTGTGAATAAAGTTCAGTTAGAATCAtaatcagtcatttaaaaatggcACCAGACTTAGCTGGTCTGGTCTGGAAGGGGCAGGGGAAAGAACAAGAGATTAGCTGTCtcggggagagaggaggaggtgacTGCTTAGGAAAAGGTGGAAAAGGGCCAGAAAGGGAGGGGATTCTTGGGGGAGGGGATGACCTATGAGGAGGAAACCTCCAACTGGGAAGGGAGTGAAGACTAACAGAGGGAAAGTGAGATCTCGGGGCTTAGAGGAAAACAGACAGAATAAATTGAGAAGAGAGGAACATAAAGAAGTTTAGAAGATGGACCAGAGTAAGGGGGAGAAGTATCAACCTGACAGGGATCTGGGGAGAGGCTAATGGAAACACAAAGGAAGAGTTGCGTGGGTTAGGGTGTTGGAGGGATTAGAAGAGGGCCACtgaggaagaaagaattcaaagaaGAAAGACTGACAGAGGGAGTGGGAATACAGGAAAAGAGTTGTGGGCCCATGAGAGATGGGAAGGTCAAGGAAAATGTTGGACTTCTGGCAGTGTCCACATTGCTCTTCCTGGCTCTATGCACAAAGGAAGTGGCAACTGTCAAAGATGCTGGATGCATTGGAGGTTCCTTAGAAGAGCATTCTGACAGGAATGACTCAGTCAAGTTAATCCGGAGCCAAGTTTATGCCCATAAGGCTTTTCCTGTTTCAGGGAGTTCATGACACATCCACCCAGCAGAACCCCAGCCCTCAGCCTAAACACACTAACATGGTGCCCCACAAGTGCTGGGCTGTGGGCTGCCTCCTCACATTTGTCCTGCACTAGATAAGCAATCCTGGTAGAGGATGGGTCAGTGGGGCTCTCAGAACTTAAGAgatgtgccattttgcatttggAAAGTACTTTATCCAGAAAAAAGGAAACCTTACTGAACTCAGGTGCAGCAGTCTCATCACACCGGTTCCTTCTGCTGGAATGTTTGTTTTCTATCTAGAGACCAGGGGCATCAGAAGATTGAGCCTAGTGTTTCTCTCTAGGTTATGGGGAGTGCCTCACTGTCCACACTTCTTTCAGCAGCTGCCTGAAACCATAGGTGGCTCCAACCAATGACCCACTAAAAGAGACCTGCTGTCCCAAGAAGCCACATTCTGGTTAGACCTTCCCCACAAAGCTGGTGTCTGCATACCCCTCACAGGCACCTGTTGGCCAGTCTTGCCTACCCAAGCTCACAGAAATCTGTGATAGAAGTCTGTGAAGCTCTTTGTTTCCAGGTGAGGCAGATGCCATGGGGCAGTCGGGCTGGAAGTTGTGACTTGGTATAACTCATTCAGCTGTACAGTATCACAAGGAAGTGTCAAggttggtggggagagggagcagCAACCCACTAAAAGTCCCTCAGAACTATGGTGTCTGATGCAAAGATAGATCTGTGtatttctcttcctcccctccttgcTTTTCCCCAGTCTTTCTCCTGTAGCCCATCTGAAAACCCTCTCACTAGTTTCTGCAACCACACCCTTCACTAAATTATACCTCTGACCCCAAAGAAAGAGTGCTGGTGACCCCTGCTGCCCAGGTTACCCTAACTCCATGCATAGTGGGAGATGCAAGGAACTGTCAGGAGTTGAAAGAAGATGGTAAATAGAGTTTATTCTCTGCACCCAACATGGCCTGAGGCTGACTGCCTCAAGAATTACACAAGGCAAGCCTACCTCACCGTAGCAGGGattaattttcatgtatacaTCACACAATTCGGTCCAACAAATACCAGCTGACTGCCCAGGGACCAATCTCAGTCAGCTGCCAGATTTTGTTTCatctttgtgttttcattgttttctgtttttaattaagTACTTTAGACATTTGAGAGATTTCACacaatgaaaatttatgtttctGGCATCTCCTGAAAGTGAAACAGAACaattacaaacaacaacaacaacaacagaaacgtGAGGATTGGGGCCCTCATTCCAACAAGGATACATGCAGCTGGGCCTTAGGTAGGTCCCAGTCCAGTTTAGACTCCGAATACCCTCTCCAGTTGGCCACACCCCCAGCTGGCCTGCTTCACTCTAATAAAATGCACAGTTGTTCCCTGGAAGCGTTTGCACTTGTGACTGGAACTACACCCTGGAAACACTGCCCCTTTGACTTGCTTTGATcccatttgctttttaatttacttgttttaTCTTTACCCCACAAATACTTACTTCAGGTGGGCTCTCTGCCAGGCATTCTTCTAGGCACAGATATTGATGATGTAATAATTAATGAAAGAAGCAAACTAAAATTCTTATCTTCATGGAGCTTTCATTTTAGTGTGGGGGATAGACAGTAGCCAAAATGAATAAGCAATTATAATGTGTATTCATAGTGACTAgtgttaaatagaaaaatataaagcaaggAATTGGGATAGAAAATTTCCGGAGGGAGGCTAAAACTAGATAGATAAGGTGTCCAGGGAAGGCCTTACTGAGAACTTGGCTTTTGAGTCTCACCTGAAGGCAGTGAGAGAACTGACCCTGTAGCTGTCTGGGGAAGGAGCATTCCAGATGGAGGGACAGCAGGTGCTGAGGCCCCACGACAGGTTTAGGCTGGCATGTTTGAGGAGCAAGGAGGATGCTATCATGTCTGGAGCtgagtgagcaaggcagagaaaaGCAGGAGCTGTTTTCAGAGAGGTAATGGCgatgagagagagaggcagacagcTTATAGCCCTGTAGGTTTCAAAATGCAATTTGGCTTTTACATGGAATGTGATGGAGACCCATCCATGTATTGATAGTGGAGGGGAGACAAGATTTGTCTTAGTTTTACAGGATCACTCTGACAACTTGGAGAATAGTTTTTATTAGTATATGATGAATAAAGGGAGAATAATTAGTAGGATATTCCAATTATTTTGGTAACCGATAATGGTGGGTTTCAGTATCCTGGTGGTAGTAGACATGGTGAAAATTAGTTGGATCTGGCTGTTTTGAGGTATACCCTGCATGTTTTCCTATTTGATAATACTGTGTAGAAGATAAATATCAATCAAGGACAGCACGACATTTTCCAGTCTTCTTTTGAAGATCTTAAGAGAAACAAATTCCCAGTGAAAACCATAGATGACAGAATTGGGCTCTATACTCAATGCCTAGATTGGGTATAGAGTACTAAGGAAGTGATCTCTAGAAAATGAGAAACTGACCCAGGAATTCACTGATAAATGGTTGTTTTCGGCCTCCCCGCTCTGGATAACTCCCATAGCCATTATATTGGAAACCACTGATATGTTATTTTGGCAATGGGCCAACAAAGGGAGTTTGTCACAGATTTAAAACTGTTAGTGAAAAATTTAATGTACGGCTGTTCAAAAGTTCTTAGTATTCAGACAGGGCTTAAACCTGTATTCTGTTTGGATAAAGAACAGATGTTTATACTTCAGTAGATTTGTTCAAAATTCATTACATATATCACGTCCCATTTCCCATTTCCCCAAGCCCATGTGCTATTATTGGTACTGAGAATACATGAGTTAAAATGTAAGAGAGTTTCATATTAATGATCAGTGATGGGATCATACACAATTAATCAGTCTTGGTTTGTGCACTCATCACAGTAAAAGAGATATGGTCAGAATCCTCCAACTCTTTTCCTTAGGTCACTACTGGACATAGATGGAAGTTGACACTGTGAAATTCCAAGAGTTTTTCCTTCCTCTCAGAGATTACGGTACATTTCCTAGTAAATCatttcctatatttatttttggtaggtAATGATAGGTTCAAGCATATCtgtaatatttttgctttctctttcagaTTGAAATTGTACCACATCTCAAGAAAACGTTACAGTTATGTACAGTTAATGTTTCAGAGGACTAAGAATGAAAAATCTTTACTCTTTGTAAGTTTGTAACCATTTGAGAGAACAGCACCATAATGACACATTTGGAAGTCAAAATACCCCCTTGGTATTTAATAAAAGCTGAACTGGAGGACATGGTTAGATAGGGGGCTTCAAGGACTTCCTAATATTTCACCCAAACACAAGCACAACTGGATAATGATGGACTTCTCTGATACGGCCGCAAAGCTTATCCTATGTTTGAGAATGAATTAGAGTGTCTCTTCTGTCCAAAAGAAATAAACccaagagataaataaaatggtttttcaCATGTCCAACTCCTCTCACACTCACCAATTAGGAAAGCCTTTGAGAGATATGCAGCCAGGGGAATTAGGGTGCTATTTGGCAAATGCTATACACAGTACTTCAtagaaacaaaatggaattttttaattttatgcagttaatATGTTGCACAATATACCTGAGAATAATTTGCAATGTATTGTAGTTAAAGGTTAGATATTTTCAGTGTGGCtttaatgtccttttaaaaatcaatttcggAGGCATCTGAAATAAACTATAAGTTGCTGAGCTCGCTAGTTTAAATAAGTAATAGCACATATTAAAGAGGGGCCTCACGAAGTGGGAGCATGATTCCACTGACTCCCCTAAAATCTTCTTGCCTCTGTCTTGAAGGAAGTAAACTATACCACTGATTGACCACAGGAGTGGCTAATTAAAACCACTAGTCTAAAAGACACTAAACAGTGGGCACATGAAAACTCTTTCGCTAAAAATCgctaaactttaaaatgttgaattaaaTATGACAGACCTCCTTTTAAATGTACAGCTGAGCTTTAAATATTGTGAGGGAAGTCCACAGGAATCAACAATTAAGAAAGAACTGCAAACAACAGTAGTAAGCACATAACCTGATGCTTTGGCAACATGGAAGGAGAGGGGTGCTGTCTCAGTaactaaaggattttaaaaagaagataaggCCTTAAGTTCGATAAGTTT from the Papio anubis isolate 15944 unplaced genomic scaffold, Panubis1.0 scaffold1592, whole genome shotgun sequence genome contains:
- the LOC101001081 gene encoding LOW QUALITY PROTEIN: spindlin-2B (The sequence of the model RefSeq protein was modified relative to this genomic sequence to represent the inferred CDS: substituted 1 base at 1 genomic stop codon) — encoded protein: MKTPNAQEAEGQQTRAAAGWATGSANMTKKKVSQKKQRGRPLSQPRRNIVGCRISQGWKGDEPITQWKGTVLDQVPINPSLYLVKYDGIDCVYRLELHRDERVVSLKILSDRVASSHVSDANLANTIIGKAVEHMFEGEHGSKDEWRGMVLAQAPIMKAXLYITYEKDPILYMYQLLDDYKEGDLRIMPESSEFPPTERKPGGVVDGLIGKHMEYTKADGSKRIGMVIHQVEAKPSVYLIKFDDDFHIYVYDLVKKS